The genomic interval TGGCGCAATAGCATGAATGAGTTCGTCTCGACCATGCGAACCTGATAGTACCTGTCTTAAGGTCTAATTTTTTGTGGTTCATAAAAACCCCAAATTGAGGAacatgaaccctaacatggtatACTCTTCATATCACCGCCGAAAcgtaattaaagctccagaattGATAAACACATCATGAAAAACAAGAATATACAATTACAATTGATTAAAGATGCGTGTATGTATGGATACGAGGTAATTTAGAATTTGACAAACTGAGGGTTATTGACAGCGATTCTGTGAGCTTTGATTCTGGAGGAGGATCGAGACACGCTCAGAGATGCCTTAGGAACGAGTCTTGATCAATAACAACTCTTGAAGTGGCTTCAATCTCAGAATTGGATCTTGGATTTTCTTGACCTTTTTTGAACTCGGATTTGATGTTCTTGGCTGCAAAATTTCGTCCCTAGGGTTTAATATTTGTTATGTTTATATAGCTGAATCCATTAGGTCAACAAACTTGAGGAAAATCCACTTAAATCTTTGATTGAATGtggagaaaatttgatttgaaatatgccatgaaatctttctaattttgcttTAATTGAATCAATCTCTTCCCAATTTTaatatgcacgaaattatattggttTTGGGATATTATTGACAATTGAATTGATCCAAATTGATTCTAgaaaccaaatctttgattttctattgaattatttatttttaaccattttttaaatgaataaaaattaataataaatcaaatagatCATACAATTTCGTGGCTATTGGTTTATGGGCTCCCAATGTCatgaggaacaagtttggatcttaaaaatataggcccattagtaagaaatttaaaattccttcacacttttccctccaaaatagtccaactttgacaaggcttatctctctcaatttttgaggtatggaagtgttttaggtttttttagaaacctcagagagtcctctaaccaatgtctttaatctcatatcaaaattcttttccattctcattttatgtccttttgaaaaaagtgtctttttgttgacttttgaaaaggacctataatgttttggtccatatctctcaaatggagcatttttagacttggcatgtgagagacaaaattgtagagaatcaaatttccttcaagatgagctttagatggaaaatttctgatgttccatttgagagttatggctggtcaaagttcaattgacttttcttatacaaaaaccctaatttagcaacttttgatttgttgatttttgatctttccttgatgaaccatgatcaattcttgatcaaatggtgaatgatacttcaatatgaggctcttgacaaaaaatcaagagttttgacttgctttgaccacagttgactttttaggttaactagtcgactgttgactttctgaactttttGAATGACTATAgttttgagataggccttgatacttgtcatggaggtaatgtaggatatattgagccatctgagatgtcttggagccattgattcactgattttcctttgactgAGCCAAatcctagttttagagccttgttaTAGGATATTGTGTCTATGGAGCTTTGAACCTTGATTTGCATTTgtgtaagagaaatagtatgggcaaattttggggtatgacagtatgatTATGTGTATGCAATGATCTCAAGGAGTTAAAggctttttaacacatttaaaaaaaggaaaatagaagcAAAACAGATTAACTATTTTAAATAGAAACCAATGTATTATATGTTTTTGGAGTTACATCAAAGAGAtactgaaaataataaataaaatacaataaaaaataatcaatctTCAAGTCGGCGCTTTCTCTTCAATACTCTGATTTCCTCTTTATGGGCTTTGACCATCTCATTCTTTTCTTGAACAAGTCTATCAATCTCTCGTtcccatgattttattttatCCGGCGAGAtgaaatcttcaatcttccacttgcgggagaaatagtcaagcatactatctcgttctttagcattagcCAATAATACTGCTTTTCTGCCTCAACCTCTTGTAGACGCTTTtcaagatcagccttttcttgTCTTAAATGAGCAACTGTGGTAGCAAGGTCTTCGTTCggagcgggtacataaggctcCAATTCTACGTGAACCTCTGGAGGAGTGATCCTTGGAACAACAGGTGTGTCGGATGGATATGGTATTCCAAACTCAACGACTCGATCATATATCCATCTAAAGTAGAGGTCTGAAGGAGTATAGGTCCTTGTTCCCAAATCTCTTGCACCTACCTTTTTTACTTTgtaccaagctttaatgaagcGATTCTTCTTTTCGGTTGTACCTGAACCATAGTCGAAACTTTCCAAGCTAAGATATATGGAGCGAGGcttatctttcaaagcaaaaccaaactgatgtcgagcaagtACAGGATTATAAGTAATTCCTCCTTGGGtgccaagaagaggcacattagggaactctCCACAACGATCAAATAACTGAACTCCTTCGAACTCTTTTGGATACCAAATGATGTCATCGTACGAAAGTCTCATTATCCTctgaatccaagtcaaaccttcttcattctttattgctgatcggggtaagtgagaaataaaccacttatgcaaaaGGGGAATGCATCCTAGAACATAACCTCGTCTCTTTGTCACTCTGGCATTAatggaatgcaataaatcaccaagtagagtaggaacaggattcttgctaaggaaaaTTTTGATAGCAGCCttatcaacaactttgtcgcaaTGGTGAAACagaacttgtccatatatcagcagagttagaacactttccaagACATCAATACTTAGAGATTCAGCAAAGATCTTGGCTTTCTCGTACAAGAAATCCACGGGTATTCCAGAATAGTCTCTTTTATTGATCCAAACCTCGTTAATTTCTGATCTTGGTAGGTGTAgagcagcagcaatgtcttccaacttaggacctccttcctcaccGGTGTAAGGAATTTGATCAGGTATGGGTATATCCATTATATgagagaattcttccaatgtaggtactagttgaaaatctctataagtaaaACAATGGAGGAGAGGATCACAAAACTGCATCATGGAATTGAGAAGcgcttcatccactttggttcgtaTTAAGCTTATCAGTTTGTTGAGAGGCTCGGTGAGAACGAGAgaaccagtaatatcatcacaCAAGAGTCTTAGTgcagtaggtactttcttgaagttgagaAAGAAAGGCTTTCGGGTTAGAATTCCCATATtcaaataacctacaaaacaaattatggttaaaagacctttttctccttgagatgggttagccatgtcatgaatgcatgtatgcatgatgcatcacagaaaaacaaatccacacaaatcacacaatttttgacttaaggcttgcatggagtctgatcaggtgtccttcccaagggtagttctatggataaggagatttcagcaacatgttctataagttatccagaattgtcagcccttctaaagcaccctcggacatgatgcatttgcaccatgcaatgatactttgagagagaacctatctgaactgtagcatcgggtagcgactagttcttaacatttgtcaagagtagtccccctactacattcctaaaggccaggatgggttaagggtaactaaaggtccttgagctccggcgcacccacaag from Vicia villosa cultivar HV-30 ecotype Madison, WI unplaced genomic scaffold, Vvil1.0 ctg.000458F_1_1, whole genome shotgun sequence carries:
- the LOC131628502 gene encoding uncharacterized protein LOC131628502; the encoded protein is MGILTRKPFFLNFKKVPTALRLLCDDITGSLVLTEPLNKLISLIRTKVDEALLNSMMQFCDPLLHCFTYRDFQLVPTLEEFSHIMDIPIPDQIPYTGEEGGPKLEDIAAALHLPRSEINEVWINKRDYSGIPVDFLYEKAKIFAESLSIDVLESVLTLLIYGQVLFHHCDKVVDKAAIKIFLSKNPRIMRLSYDDIIWYPKEFEGVQLFDRCGEFPNVPLLGTQGGITYNPVLARHQFGFALKDKPRSIYLSLESFDYGSGTTEKKNRFIKAWYKVKKVGARDLGTRTYTPSDLYFRWIYDRVVEFGIPYPSDTPVVPRITPPEVHVELEPYVPAPNEDLATTVAHLRQEKADLEKRLQEVEAEKQVYHVRVHVPQFGVFMNHKKLDLKTGMNKIYDSASANKRCKKWKLEEEDDEVSSPDWSV